Within Quercus lobata isolate SW786 chromosome 5, ValleyOak3.0 Primary Assembly, whole genome shotgun sequence, the genomic segment TGGTAAAGGGTTTACATTTGAAGGATTTCACGGGCAGTTTGCTTAACTGCATATCATTTAATTGACACATCACATATTAATACCACATAATCATCAATTAAATGAATCATGCAACTTACTAAATCAACAATGACTTACCAGGAGGTGATCCAAACATCGGATCCATCTATCATGCCTAAAAGTATGATAAATCAACATAAAAATGTGAACTTTTACACTATAAGTGGTGATCAAAATATTACCAGCATGCAAAAGTAAGGTCTTGAGTTCGCCATCTCAGTTGAAACTGAGCAATGATATACCTTCCACCAGCTGGAATGGCAgaaaatatcatatatattaGGTGTAACCTCCTGCAGAGCAAAGTGACCATAAGTAAGATGTacttatatataaagttaaacaaatgagaagggaagatagagagagagagattgccTGAAAACAGATGAGTTCTGGGGAATGCAGTTGGATAAGGTCACCAAGGGCTTTCATCCTCTTATGCATTTCCAGATCTTCTCGAAACCAAACATTatagctcaaaatcttcaatgAACTAGGTACGGTTCCTTGACCAGTTTCCTCTGCCACACATTTAACTAGTCTTTCATAATGTGCAACTAAAAACCCCTAGATTGTGTTTGAATGCGAGAATTTAAAGAACAATTGCAAATATAAACTACTTGATATAAAGTTAACAACACATGATGACTCCAGTCTAATTTAACACAATCCCGATCACCCACAAGAGGGCCAAAAATCCATATTTACAACATTACTCCATTAAAGCATAAAACAACACAAGTTCATTAAAACCCACAAGCCAATACACAAAAATCCAAACTTTAAAACCAAAGATTACCAAAAATCACACAACACAGTCACAGCCATATTGGACGCCTAAACCCAGTTCAAAAATCCACATTTGTACCATAAAagcacaaaacaaagcaaacccAATTAAACccacaagccaaaaaaaaaaaaaaaatccaaactttctcaaaccaaAGATAATCAAAACTCACCCAGCACAGCCTCGGCCTTATTGGAAGCCTTGATCCCTCTAAACCCACCAAATTCAGCAGAATCTTCATCAACCACAACTGGGTCCCCCGCCTTCCTCTTGTTGCAACGCTGCAGGGGCAAGAAAACTGACCCCACCCCAGAATCCAAACcctcatcatcaacatcaatttctttcaaatcctCAAAGCTGGACAAGGAAGACACAGAGGCCCTCGTGCCACAGACCTCACAGCTTCCGCTCTTGTAAGGGTTCAAGAAAGTGCAGGCCTTGCATGACCATTTAGGGGCTGAAGGAGAAGGAGGTggcgatgatgatgatgatgaagaagaaaaaggagttAAGCAGATTTCGCAAGTggatttttgattttgagaaGTGGGGTTGATGAAAGTGCACTTTTTGCAGgtccaagaagaagaagacgaagacgaCATTGTTAGAAATGAAAAGAGAGGAGAGGTTTTTCTAGGGTTTATTGGTTTGTGATGTAGAAGAAGAGAAGTGAATGTGAATGGGGCACTGATTATAAGCTTTGGGATTGCCATTCAAAATTGGCTTGCCGCTTTTGCCGTAACTCTGTGCTCCTTTGTTGTACACTTGTACTAGTTGTGATTTGATTGAACTTGTCGTTTGCAGTAAACGATTAGTCGTTTTAGATTGGGAAATGCAAAACTAgtccactattttttttttttttgatgggaagtccactatttattttgaactcatgtttttcttttcttttactttttcaattgAACATTAGTACCACCATACGAGGTTCAAGGGATAGCTCATAACTCAACTGTAATGACATCCCATTGaacatatatttaattatttatatatgagtttatttatattttattgtgtgtAATGAACTCCTTTTCATTTCAACATGGTATTAGAACTATTTGATCTTGGCTcatagtaaaattttaattcttttttgtcATCACCATAAAAGtgctttttctctcttgtttTGGTCTTCTCTAATATGTCCTCATATAGTCTAAAAAGTGTGGTACACATTAGGACTAAAACAAATGACATAATGAGCCTAATTCTTCAAAATTCCGCGATCCTATATCAATCGAGATTAATTCTCGGTGGatccaaattaattttatatagttGACAAAAACAAGTCatagaaaaaaaacacatgcaTTCAACACCATTGATAATacaaagaggaaaagaaatacAACTACAGTTGCACTGTAACAATCATTTCCCATGCCAACATGACAGTACACCAGCATAAACTTCTAAACTTCATAAGCCTTCCAATacaaaaccaaactttttttgAAGTAATACAGAAACTTCATACAACATTACAGGAGCATCACAGGATTATAGAAGCTGTACACATCAATATAATACAAGAGTTTGCAGGATGGTGGACACAGTAGTAATGACACACCTAgcatctctctttcttttttggaggggCAATGGAAACACTCAAACACCTAGCTTTTAAAAGTGTTACAATGCCAAGCCAATAATTTACTGGATATTAATTCCTAAGAGCAAGCCATAATGATCACTAGGCAATACTTGACGCACCAACTTTCGGACCCTTTTTCTTACCTTCTTCTCCCTCATATATGACACTCCTGGTATAGCCTCCACTCCTATCATGTTGATTGCACTTAATTTGAAATCACATAGATTGCAAATAAATCTATCTAGCCGCTTTTGCAAAGGCCGGTTATAAAACAACATTGGATTGGACACAGTATCATATGTCCATCCATTTTCACCGGGCCTTAATTCTGCCCAGGCATCAATCCATCCATCAGGTGAAGGAAACCTTCCATCCAATTTTTCATCCCAATTCATGTCACCACAAAAGACCACATTTGGAAATTTCTTAAGAAGGTTAACAGCCTCCTTTGCCTGAGCTATACGTTCCTCACTGTGCATTTGATCCCATGTAGGAGGGCCAGGGCAGGGGTTCAAAAAATGGCTTGTGGCTACAGTCAACAATTTCCCCCTCACTTCAATCTCTGCCATGCACAGTTCATTCAGCATTCTAGAACTGCTGAACGGTAACGGTTTGCGGCTGAAGGATTTTACTGGAAGTTTGCTCAACTGCAATTGACAAATCAAGTTAGGCTCCAACACTACCTTAAATATGAACATTGAAGTAACAAATTATTTGACATGCAGAAAAATCATATCCCGAATAATACATCCTGAGACAAGTAGCCCGAAAGAGAGTGCACTATATAAGCaagataaaatttatagtataaaAGAAATTCACAAAAACAATCACATTATGGGCTTTACCACCTTAAAAGGTCAAATATAaccaaaatatatgaaattaatcATTTGAGAAGATGAGTAGATTTCTCAAGAATTGGGTGGCACCGTAGCGGCCGTattaattttctatatttttctttgagcATTATACACAGCAAGAAGACATTATACTGTTAACACCAAAATGCCCCCTACCCCAATGTACTTTCATGGAAAAAATTCTAGAAAGACCTAactaaaagagaaagagaaccGAACAAAAGAACCTGATTTATCCAACAGACTGCAGTATCCCTCCACTAAGTAACCTCCCATGGTTTCTACATGCTTGCATTGCAACTATGTTGGCCAACCTAAATTTGCAAAGGATGCACAATATCTTACCTGCATGCAGAAATCTATTGTTGTACTGGCCATTTGATCTGAAACTGAGCAATTATATGTGTTCCACCAGCTTGATGCCTTAAAAATGTCATATATATCAAGTGTAATCTCCTGTACGGCATATATATTCTGGTCATAAATATGATGAATAGTTAATTGGAAACGACCTATAAGATGAAGCCAAAATGGCACACCTGGAAACAAATGACATCAGGAGAATGCAATTGAATAAGTTCACCAAGAGCCTCCATCCTCTTTTGTATCTCCACATCTCCGAACCACACATTGTAACTCAGAATTTTCACTGAACTTGAAACCATGCTCAAACAATTTCTCTCTGCCACAAACACAGTTTTTTTAGAAATTCAtatcaataataacaaaagactCCAACATGGGAACATTGAAAATCTGAGTTAGATGTGACCATTAAATATGGTAAAtaatattcattaaaataacTCATTATAATAGGCATCAATTTCCTCCAACAACATGAGATTAGGAGAACTGATAACAATCGATGATTTTAGCTACAACCTCTCTCTAGTCATTATGCTCTATTAGAATCTCTTATTCTTTCTCACCACTAGGAAGGGAAGCCTTACTTTTAAAAGGTCGTACCCAATACATAAAACTCTCACTTTTGCAGAATCCTAAAAGGTCATTCacatttatttgaaatttcataaaatgattcaaaCACAAACAATTTGTCGCTGCCCGCTCCAGCACAAAGGCTGAGTACCGAGCCTTCGTTGTCACTACTTCTGAAATTCTATGGCTTCAATGGTTCTTGGTTGATATGGATGCCCCGCAGTCCACTAATTCTTCCATCCACTGTGACAACTGGAGTTCTATCCGCATTACTCACGACAATTTTGTCACAAGCTCGCCAAAGACATTGAGATAAATTGCCACTTTATTTGTCATAGTCTTCAGCATAATAGCCTCCTTTTGTAAACCTTTTTCTTCTGAAGATCAACTTGCTAACATGTTTACTAAATTTCATTCAACCAGTCATCTCCGTGATCTAATTTCCAAACTCAATCTGGTTTCTTCCGCACCGCCTTCAGTTTGAGGGGGGAATGTTAGCGTATCTGTCATTACTATGATGTTCATATGTATAGGCCAGAACTATGACCTGAATCAAGGCATATCAATTAAACTTGATTCAAGACATAATTAAGGCTCCTAGGTCAACGCTATCCCTCATTACTCTCTTggtaagttatatatatatatatatatatatatatatattcatgtcCTATATATAGACAAATATATACTGAATATGGAGATTTTCATATTCAATAACTCTTgttctttatcttttatttttcatactttgcagagaaattgaacaTCAAACTGGTACATTATCAAATCATCAATACATGTTACCAAAGTAAAAGTTGAGGGGAATCGGTGAATCACCTTCCCCTTCATTGTCCTGTAGCTTATGAGTTGGTccatggttttttgtttttttggtattcattgggttatgccataTAAAGTTAGTGAGTTGTTGGCTTCTTGGCAGGGAAGGTTTGGTAGGCATCGAAATATAGATTTGTGGAGATTTGCGCCGCATTGTTTGTTTCGGTGCTTATGGCCGGAGCGGAATGCTAGATACTTTGAGGATTGTGAACGCTCTATTCCTTACattaaatctttctttttccaaacTCACCTTGATTGAAGTGTAGTTTTGCCTTTTTATTctagtttttctctctaatcTTATTGATCGTTTTAATCTAGGCTCTTGATTTGTGCCACTCTAGTACACTTCCAGTGTATTTGGttcattttttctaataaaatttcttacgtcacttatcaaaaaaaaactcaagaacCAGCCCAGCAGCACTTTCTGCTGTCATTACCTTCCCAGGAGAACTCCTGACAAGAATATGGGATTAGGCAATTCCTTCTTTGTGTATATAACACAAGAGAGGCAAATTTCCCCACAAGGGAAATTTCAACTAAAGTCTTAGTTTTCGTCTCAACAGCCAAGTTGTCCTTGATAGTTGAGACACTCTTACAATTTTAGGTTTCTGTTAGCTTCTGTTTTGGCTTACTGAAGTTAGAGCTCATCTTAGTTGCAGTGTACTTGAcatataacaaatatatatattgatgagtaacatataacaaatattatatatagagtATAAGAACTTGATTAAGGAGAATTTTTGCTAAAAGGAAGTGTATGAAGCAGTCTCATCCACAAACCTTGTTGCCAGATATATCAGAATTCAGTTGACAACTAGAAGCAGTTTCAAtcttgagaggcaataacaaaagaaagaacaaagaagTGCAAATTCAAGTAAAAAATGAGCAGAATGACATTCTGATGCTCAAGAACACAACGTCAGCAATCAATTTGTTAATTGCTATCAATTTCATGCTATAAAGATCCATTATGATAACTCTATTGGACAAATGGAAAACACCAAATCAATGCTTTTACGTTCATTAGCTACTAGAATAATATATTTGCAGATACAATCAACAGATCATTAAACGGAATAAAAGAACTTGATATCGATAGATATAAATTTTACCAACTTTTAAGGATTAATAAACACCATCAACATCATATAAAGTGATAAGTCAAAAGAAATAGGTAAGATGGacaagaatttgagcaagtcaTAAATGCACTAAATACAAAATCCaagatgaaaatgaaatgcTTATAGTGACTGGAAAATACACAAACCTCTTCTGAACGGAGGCACATATATGCCACATTCTAGTGGAGATTGACCAGAAAGCTCAGATTCCAGTTGAGACTTAAATATGGATTTATGAAGATCACACTGGTCAGTAGAGAGAGCAGGTTGATTGTTATCTGGTGTCAAAGATGATGCAAGCCTCGACAAAGAGAAATATGGCCGATAGTCTTTGTCTGACTGCTGGATAGGATCCTGGACTAACAAACCTTTTCTTGCAGGAGGCAGATACATGCCACTCTCTAGTGGAGATCGACCAAAAAAATCAGATTCCACTTGATTCATAATGTTAATCATGGATCGGAACTGGTCAGTGGAGAGAAAAGGTTGATTGTTATCTGGCGTCAAGGATGATGCAAGCCTAGACGAAGAGGAAGATGGCTGATAGTCTTTGTCTGACTGCTGGATAGGATCCTGGATAGATGGCTGACATCCACCAAATTGGGGCGAATCCTTTTGACCTCTATTGCTTCTCTTTGTCTGATCATTGTTCATCTTCTTGGCAGGAAAATCTCTGTCATGTAATGATAGAGATGAAAATTTATCATATGTTAGTCTATGCTCCACAAATAGCAACTCTTGCACAGCTTCAGAAACAGTTGGTAGAGGGGAACGTTCCAGCATAGACTTTCTAATATCCTCATCAAATGTATCTGGTAAAGCCATGAGAAGCTGAACCAGCCGAGACTCTTCATGGTATTTCTTGTAACTCTCTAAATCACTCAATTCCTTTGGCTCCATCTCATCTAATTGCTGCCAATAACATTGCAAAAAACAATATAATCCAGTAAGGGGAAAACTACTTTGTTTCACAGCCTCAATTTCCCTCTCCAACCGATACTTTTTAGCCAAATTCGACTCATCATGTTGGGCATACAACCATAACAAGTAGTCCCATGCATCCTTGGCAGAGTTTATATTAGCCAAAAGTTTCTTAAGGGAACGATCAACATACAAGTCGATAATTGACCGTGCTGTTGCATTCATAGATTCCCAATGCTTAATCAAgtttaagtaatttttatttttggggtcaGGACGAGTCGCTAACCCACTTACATAGTCCCACAGTTCTCCTTCAATCTCGAAATTACGCATCATATATGACCATAGTAGATAATTAGTTCCATCCGATTTGAGTGATCCAGCATCATCCGAGTCATAATCCATAACCAAAAACAAGTTTCTCAATCAAAGAGCAAAGATACTTGGAAATCTAACGCCTACAATATTACAAACACGTAAAGAATGTAATGGCTTTCATGCACAcagtccttaaaaaaaaattcatgagcAAGTTTAGTTAGTCAATAATTAACATCTAATAAAATACATTAGAAGTCTAGAATTTGACAATTAAGATGAAGAACAGAAACAAGAATTGAACACATGAGTTGGAGCTGAGGACTAACCGGATTGAGAGGACCATTACTTAGTCTCAAAGCTTCAAATTAGAGCTCTGAGGAACtgactcttttttctttttccatacaCGACAGTCTTTATTCTTTAACTCTTTAACCAACTTTAACTTTACTCTCAGGACAGGGACCAGTGAAGTCAAGGATACGAGGTTGTCGTTTTAGTTAACGACTCGTTTTGACTGAATGATTTTTTATGTAACTATGTAAGTACGTACCCAAGCTTATCTCCAAGAGTCCAGTCCATTTAGTTCTAACAAACACATTGAATGAATGGAAATGAAGCCCATGTTTTTCACATTGGTCTTCGGCCTTTTTATGATCCTGAACCTATTTTCCTATGAATAAGATTTTGTAATGATTTAAATGCTCATGTAAACCCATAgaccttatctatatatatatatatataaaaccgaagtctttgctggcaccacaattttccacgtcagcacaatatttaaaaaaaaaaaaaaaaaaaacattataactcctcaaaaccctagcaaccttacccaattttccatgtcagcacaatatttaaaaaataaaaataaaaacattataattcttcaaaaccctagcaacttTACCCTTCTCttaagttaagaaatataaagccaccgAAACCTTTGCTgacaccacaattttccatgtcagcacaatatttaaaaaataaaaaataaaaataaaaacattataactcctcaaaaccctagcaaccttacccaattttccacgtcagcataatatttaaaaaataaaaaataaaaataaaaacattataactcctcaaaaccctagcaaccttactcaattttccatgtcagcacaatatttaaaaaataaaaataaaaacattataattcttcaaaaccctagcaacttTACCCTTCTCttaagttaagaaatataaagccaccgAAACCTTTGCTgacaccacaattttccatgtcagcacaatatttaaaaaataaaaaataaaaataaaaacattataactcctcaaaaccctagcaaccttacccaattttccacgtcagcacaatatttaaaaaataaaaataaaaacattataactctttaaaaccctagcaactttacccctctctcaagttaagaaatataaaaccacGGAAACCACAGTTTTTACaaactctcaaaataaaaacattataactcctcaaaaccctagcaaccttacccctctctcaagttaagaaatataaaaccacGGAAGCCACGGTTTCTACaaactctcaaaataaaaacattataactcctcaaaactctagcaaccttacccctctctcaagttaagaaatataaagtcacggtttctgcaaactctctctctccagacgtaggaagccctaaacgcacggtatagcattcaagatctacaacgcatagtatagattttagcttataaagttcagcttttgtaaggttagtttgtttatatattaattaatacatagtactttgttcaccattgaatactcatataatcaatttctaattcagtgttcaagaattaaaccaaaattctaactgcgctattataaaatattattattagtatgaattttatgaaGTCGCGGTgttcaaaaattaaaccaaaattcttttaaattatctataatattttgtccaccgaaaattttctctctttgattttagtatattgtgtttcttaagttatagagagattttctttggtttctacaaactctctctctccagatgtaggaagccctaaatgcacggtatagcattcaagatctacaactcacgatatagattttagcttataaagttcagcttttgtaaggttagtttgtttatatattttgatagagAAACATGTTCAATGTGGTACGGCTTAATAATCGCATTAATAGTCAATAGTTAATACCATTTGCAAATTTAATTCATGGAGttgcaattttcattaaatcgTTCTATGGCTTGAAGCACTTGCATTTTAACAAATTGGACATGTCTTTAAagtccttttatttctttggggaaaaaaaaaagaaaaaaaaaaaggagaggatatGTTAAAACTTGGCATCATCAACTTATAAGAGAGGATATGTTCTTAGATGGTAGGAATATGACAAAATGGTTACACGTTTGTTACGCCTGACTGCCAAAAATTGCTCATAAAGATGTATGCACATGATCTACTTCCCTTTGCTTTTAGTGAAAGATTAAATGCACGCCAATGTTGAGATcaaccactctaaaaaaatagtctgtgcaatcataaaatattattattagtatgaattttatggagttgtgGTGTTCAGGAATTAAATTTTAAGGCTCAGTTGcgcaatatgtgtaaattcttcagaaggctactttaaatagtaagtcaatatatctcttacatttggttattagttagaattgttttcaaatgattgtaccaataaaggtgaatgtgtataaattttgtttaactatcccgtgcatcgcacaggttagcgactagttttcATAATAGTGGAAATGTCAATCCCTcacaaactaaaataatataataaaatatgagattataacTCACTACAATTAAAACAAGGGTGTTGTGAGGTTTTGTTGTGTCTTTAAAATTTCTCTTGATATGATTTATCTTCTATACATCAAAAGAGTAGGGACACTAGACGGAATATGAAGACCACGAAATGCAAAGTctgtttttttaagaatcaaatgCAAAATCATTTAGCTTTGTAAAATGATGTCATCTTGTGATATGATGAGATGGAGTTTAGGTCATTGATCCCTCATAACATTAAATGGACCATGAGAGTGCTAGTACAAAGTCCATATTCTTTTTGTGGTTCCACTAGTCATTATACTAACAATGGCCAAGAAAAGAAGCATGCCTTTCAACAAAGatgttgtggatttttttttttagctaattcttaaaaaaaaatgataattggGGACGGGAGATTCGAATTTTGGTTGTCTCCGTTGAAAGCACTAGAAGTTGCCAACTAATTGAGCTACCTACAAGGCTCTAGCCAAACTTATCAATGAAGAGAAGAATAAAGAATGTGAGTAGTAAATTATAGTAGTTTAATTAGAAGTAGAGAAGGGAATGTGAATGGGGCACTAattaagagcatttgcagcagtgtagctataatgctataatgctaaaatttagctccacaaacacaaaaaccttgctgcagcagtggagctaaatctaaaaaatttagctccattgctacagtgcacatctataaatagatgtgcactgttcataacatctaaaagaaaaaaaaattattttattaaatttctctctcctcttctattaaaaaaatatttttttcctttttctttcttttctctctctctctctctccggcttctcttctttcttcctctttccttctcattttttttttctctcccttatCTACTCTCTGCTTCGCCATCGTCGATCTTCATCATTTTGGATCTTCATCGTCGCCGATCTTCATCATCGATCTTCATCGTCGTCACCCAGTTGTCGTCCCACACCACTGACCCATCTCGCCTTCATCGAACTCAAGTGCGCCACGGACCCATCGAAGCTCTATGCTCGGTCAAGGCGGCAGTAAAACAACGCCATGATCGGCGATGGCGGGAATTCTAGGTTCATGGGTTTTGGAttgctgggtttgtgggtttttgggtgtttgatttttcttttttctttttttgggtttggttgtgaTTGTGGATTGTGGTTGAAATGGTGGTTTGgtggctgtgttggtggtggtttggtAGATGTGGTTGTGATTACCGTGGGCTGtgttggtggttgtggctgtgttggtggtggtttgatttttttttttttttccttgtcgTGGGCTGTGTTGGGTTATGGTtgtggctgtgttggtggtggtcACATAAAGGTTGTTGCCGTGGGCTATGGTTATCACATGAAGGTTGTTGCTAGTGGAGTGTGTGGCTATGATAATTGTGTgtagtgaatatattattttattgtagtgagatggattattttattgtagtagttatattattttattgtgatgtttatattattttattttgttgaaagctaaaataaatccactgctacagcatgtgtgtaggtaaaatagataaagtaacttttggtggagttaaaaagctaaatttttagctccactgctgtggatgctcttataagCTTTGGGATTGCCATTCAAAATTGGCTTGCCGCTTTTGCTGTAACTCTGTGCTTCTTTGTTGTACACTTGTACTAGTTGTGATTTG encodes:
- the LOC115991849 gene encoding uncharacterized protein LOC115991849; amino-acid sequence: MAIPKLIISAPFTFTSLLLHHKPINPRKTSPLFSFLTMSSSSSSSWTCKKCTFINPTSQNQKSTCEICLTPFSSSSSSSSPPPSPSAPKWSCKACTFLNPYKSGSCEVCGTRASVSSLSSFEDLKEIDVDDEGLDSGVGSVFLPLQRCNKRKAGDPVVVDEDSAEFGGFRGIKASNKAEAVLEETGQGTVPSSLKILSYNVWFREDLEMHKRMKALGDLIQLHSPELICFQEVTPNIYDIFCHSSWWKVYHCSVSTEMANSRPYFCMLLSKLPVKSFKCKPFTNSIMGRELSVAEVEVQRGKTFVVATSHLESPCPAPPKWDQMYSKERVEQAKEAINFLKKNPNVVYGGDMNWDDKLDGQFPFPDGWVDAWQELRPGENGWTYDTKSNQMLSGNRTLQKRLDRFICNLRDFKISGIDMIGMDAIPGLSYSKEKKVRKEVKKLELPVLPSDHYGLLLTISSL
- the LOC115992278 gene encoding uncharacterized protein LOC115992278; protein product: MDYDSDDAGSLKSDGTNYLLWSYMMRNFEIEGELWDYVSGLATRPDPKNKNYLNLIKHWESMNATARSIIDLYVDRSLKKLLANINSAKDAWDYLLWLYAQHDESNLAKKYRLEREIEAVKQSSFPLTGLYCFLQCYWQQLDEMEPKELSDLESYKKYHEESRLVQLLMALPDTFDEDIRKSMLERSPLPTVSEAVQELLFVEHRLTYDKFSSLSLHDRDFPAKKMNNDQTKRSNRGQKDSPQFGGCQPSIQDPIQQSDKDYQPSSSSSRLASSLTPDNNQPFLSTDQFRSMINIMNQVESDFFGRSPLESGMYLPPARKGLLVQDPIQQSDKDYRPYFSLSRLASSLTPDNNQPALSTDQCDLHKSIFKSQLESELSGQSPLECGIYVPPFRRERNCLSMVSSSVKILSYNVWFGDVEIQKRMEALGELIQLHSPDVICFQEITLDIYDIFKASSWWNTYNCSVSDQMASTTIDFCMQLSKLPVKSFSRKPLPFSSSRMLNELCMAEIEVRGKLLTVATSHFLNPCPGPPTWDQMHSEERIAQAKEAVNLLKKFPNVVFCGDMNWDEKLDGRFPSPDGWIDAWAELRPGENGWTYDTVSNPMLFYNRPLQKRLDRFICNLCDFKLSAINMIGVEAIPGVSYMREKKVRKRVRKLVRQVLPSDHYGLLLGINIQ